The following coding sequences are from one Fusobacterium simiae window:
- a CDS encoding ExbD/TolR family protein, producing MSKYKKKRESAKLDLTPLIDVVFLLIIFFMVTTTFNNFGSVQIDLPSSTIQQTDKNKSIEIIIDKDGNYHISEDGKITQVQFSDLDSYLKSVKEATVSADKNLKYQTIMDVITKIKENGVDNLGLTFYE from the coding sequence ATGAGTAAGTATAAGAAGAAAAGAGAGTCAGCTAAATTAGATTTAACACCGCTTATAGATGTTGTTTTTCTTTTAATTATATTTTTTATGGTAACTACAACATTTAATAATTTTGGTTCTGTTCAAATTGATCTACCTAGCTCTACTATTCAACAAACTGATAAAAATAAAAGTATAGAAATTATAATTGATAAAGATGGAAATTATCATATTTCTGAAGATGGAAAGATTACCCAAGTACAATTTTCAGATTTGGATTCTTATCTAAAATCTGTGAAAGAAGCCACTGTTTCTGCTGATAAAAATTTAAAATATCAAACTATTATGGATGTTATAACTAAAATAAAAGAAAATGGTGTAGATAATTTGGGCTTAACTTTCTATGAATAG
- a CDS encoding MotA/TolQ/ExbB proton channel family protein, translated as MLHYLEVGGPILWLLVVISIGAFAVVLERIVFFARNEKNLGNNFKDEILSLVTNKKIDEAVALCDTKKSCVASAVKKFLQKAPKGIDVQDYEFILKEITNQETSPYESRLNLLASVISISPMLGLLGTVTGMIRAFTNISKYGAGDAAIVADGIAEALLTTAAGLMIAIPVIVIYNYLNRRLEKMENEIDDVVTNIINIFRR; from the coding sequence ATGTTACATTATTTAGAAGTTGGAGGACCAATCCTATGGTTATTAGTTGTGATTTCCATAGGTGCTTTTGCTGTTGTATTAGAAAGAATTGTATTTTTTGCAAGGAATGAAAAAAATTTAGGGAATAATTTTAAAGATGAGATACTTTCGTTAGTAACTAATAAAAAAATAGATGAGGCTGTTGCTCTTTGTGATACTAAAAAAAGTTGTGTTGCATCCGCTGTTAAAAAATTTTTACAAAAAGCTCCAAAAGGTATAGATGTTCAGGATTATGAATTTATCTTAAAAGAAATTACTAACCAAGAAACATCACCTTATGAAAGTAGATTAAATCTTTTAGCAAGTGTTATAAGTATTTCTCCAATGCTTGGGTTATTAGGAACAGTTACAGGTATGATTAGAGCATTTACTAATATTTCAAAATATGGTGCTGGGGATGCAGCTATTGTTGCAGATGGTATTGCTGAAGCATTATTAACAACAGCTGCAGGTCTTATGATTGCAATTCCAGTTATAGTTATTTATAACTATTTAAACAGAAGATTAGAAAAAATGGAAAATGAAATAGATGATGTGGTAACTAATATAATTAATATATTTAGGAGATAA